In the genome of Gammaproteobacteria bacterium, one region contains:
- a CDS encoding SAM-dependent chlorinase/fluorinase, whose amino-acid sequence MIVICSDFGIGYVYEFPPGSVFLCVVDPGVGTQRRAVILEADGRWFVGPGNGLFDIIARRATTARWWEIAPSDAAISNTFHGRDLFAPAAAALARDTVPGEACEAPTDAGAWPDDLLEVVYIDHYGNCMSGLRGTSISTTQTVECNGRLLRYRRTFAEGEKGEPFWYVNANGLVEFAVNQQRAADVMGLDIGALFRIVE is encoded by the coding sequence ATGATCGTCATCTGTTCCGATTTCGGTATCGGTTATGTCTACGAGTTTCCGCCCGGGAGCGTTTTTTTGTGCGTCGTCGATCCCGGCGTCGGTACGCAGCGCCGGGCGGTGATTCTGGAAGCGGACGGCCGTTGGTTCGTGGGGCCGGGAAACGGGCTGTTCGACATCATCGCGCGAAGAGCAACCACCGCACGCTGGTGGGAGATCGCGCCATCCGATGCGGCTATCTCAAATACCTTTCATGGTCGCGACCTGTTTGCACCGGCGGCGGCCGCGCTGGCGCGCGACACCGTGCCGGGTGAAGCCTGTGAGGCACCAACGGACGCCGGGGCATGGCCGGATGATCTGCTGGAGGTGGTCTACATCGATCACTACGGCAACTGCATGAGCGGTCTGCGCGGAACATCGATCTCAACGACCCAAACCGTCGAATGCAACGGTCGATTGCTGCGTTATCGGCGGACCTTTGCGGAAGGGGAGAAGGGTGAGCCCTTCTGGTACGTGAATGCCAACGGCCTGGTCGAATTTGCGGTCAATCAACAGCGCGCTGCGGATGTTATGGGATTGGACATCGGTGCGTTGTTCAGGATCGTCGAATAA
- the pstB gene encoding phosphate ABC transporter ATP-binding protein PstB: MNYDQTDAGRQGISLDVSSAAAHAANKPARRTGGNTAPVEIQNPKLEVNNLNFFYGKYHALFDISMKIPEKQVTAFIGPSGCGKSTLLRTFNRIYNLYPEQNATGEILMDGRNILDKKEDVNLLRAKIGMVFQKPTPFPMSIYDNIAFGVRLYERLSRPLMDERVEWALKKAALWDEVKDILKQSGTALSGGQQQRLCIARAIAVKPDVVLLDEPASALDPISTLKIEELIYELKNDYTIAIVTHNMQQAARVSDYTAFMYLGKLIEFNDTNTLFTNPGTKQTEDYITGRFG; this comes from the coding sequence ATGAACTACGACCAGACTGACGCAGGCCGCCAGGGCATCTCGCTGGATGTCAGCAGTGCCGCCGCGCATGCGGCCAACAAGCCTGCACGCAGGACGGGGGGCAATACCGCCCCGGTCGAGATCCAGAATCCGAAGCTTGAGGTCAACAACCTCAATTTCTTCTACGGGAAATATCATGCCCTGTTCGATATTTCCATGAAGATCCCGGAAAAGCAGGTCACCGCCTTCATCGGGCCTTCCGGTTGCGGCAAGTCCACGCTGCTGCGTACCTTCAACCGTATCTACAACCTCTATCCTGAGCAGAACGCGACCGGCGAGATCCTCATGGACGGCCGCAACATCCTCGACAAAAAAGAGGACGTCAACCTGCTGCGCGCCAAGATCGGCATGGTGTTCCAGAAACCGACGCCGTTCCCGATGAGCATCTACGACAACATCGCCTTCGGCGTGCGCCTGTACGAACGCCTGTCCCGTCCGTTGATGGACGAACGCGTCGAGTGGGCCCTCAAGAAGGCCGCGCTTTGGGATGAGGTCAAGGATATTCTCAAGCAAAGCGGTACGGCCCTGTCAGGCGGGCAGCAGCAGCGTCTTTGTATCGCGCGCGCGATCGCGGTCAAGCCCGACGTGGTGCTGCTGGACGAACCCGCATCCGCGCTCGACCCCATCTCGACCCTGAAGATCGAAGAGCTCATCTACGAACTCAAGAACGACTACACCATCGCCATCGTGACCCACAACATGCAGCAGGCGGCGCGCGTATCCGATTACACCGCCTTCATGTATCTGGGCAAACTGATCGAGTTCAACGACACCAACACCCTGTTCACCAATCCCGGCACCAAGCAGACCGAAGACTACATTACCGGCCGGTTTGGTTGA